One Conger conger chromosome 18, fConCon1.1, whole genome shotgun sequence DNA window includes the following coding sequences:
- the bmpr1aa gene encoding bone morphogenetic protein receptor, type IAa, which translates to MARFPVCVSLLGACVFFTLRAEGGQNPDHMLHGTGAKHGSDPKRPGDDSTVSPEDAARFLSCYCSGHCPEDARNNTCETNGQCFAIIEEDEHGEAILTSGCMKYEGSHFQCKDSPRAQTRRTIECCQTDFCNRDLQPTLPPPTEQDPYFGSAHWLAFLISVTVCCCTLIAITVICYYRYKWQTERQRYHRDLEQDEAFIPVGESLKDLINQSQSSGSGSGLPLLVQRTIAKQIQMVRQIGKGRYGEVWLGRWRGEKVAVKVFFTREEASWFRETEIYQTVLMRHENILGFIAADIKGTGSFTQLFLITDYHENGSLYDYLKFTTLDTKSLLKLAYSAACGLCHLHTEIYGTQGKPAIAHRDLKSKNILIKKNGTCCIADLGLAVKFNSDTNEVDVPLSTRVGTKRYMAPEVLDETLNKNHFQAYIMADIYSYGLIIWEMARRCVTGGIVEEYQLPYYDMVPTDPSYEDMREAVCVKSLRPTVSNRWNSDECLRAMLKLMSECWAHSPASRLTVLRVKKTLAKMVESQDIKI; encoded by the exons ATGGCCCGCTTCCCCGTGTGCGTCAGCCTGCTGGGAGCCTGCGTCTTCTTCACCCTCAGGGCTGAAG GCGGGCAGAACCCAGATCACATGCTCCACGGCACCGGGGCGAAGCACGGCTCTGACCCCAAGCGGCCAGGAGACGACTCCACCGTGTCGCCCGAAGACGCTGCGCGCTTCCTCAGCTGCTACTGCTCCGGCCACTGCCCCGAGGACGCCAGGAACAACACCTGCga GACAAATGGCCAGTGCTTTGCCATTATTGAAGAGGATGAACATGGAGAGGCTATCCTGACCTCTGGCTGTATGAAGTATGAAGGCTCTCATTTTCAATGCAAG GATTCCCCCAGGGCGCAGACGCGGAGGACGATCGAGTGCTGCCAGACGGACTTCTGTAACCGCGACCTGCAGCCCACGCTACCCCCGCCCACGGAGCAGG ATCCCTATTTCGGCAGTGCCCATTGGCTGGCCTTCCTCATATCAGTGACCGTGTGCTGCTGCACTCTCATCGCCATCACCGTCATCTGCTACTACAG GTACAAGTGGCAGACGGAGAGGCAGCGCTACCACAGGGACCTGGAGCAGGACGAGGCCTTCATCCCTGTGGGAGAGTCCCTCAAAGACCTGATCAACCAATCCCAGAGCTCAGGCAGCGGGTCCGGCCTCCCCCTGCTG GTGCAGCGCACCATCGCCAAGCAGATCCAGATGGTGCGTCAGATCGGGAAGGGCCGGTACGGTGAGGTGTGGCTGGGCCGCTGGCGAGGGGAGAAGGTGGCCGTCAAAGTCTTCTTCACCCGCGAGGAGGCCAGCTGGTTCCGCGAGACCGAGATCTACCAGACCGTCCTCATGAGGCACGAGAACATCCTCG GATTCATAGCGGCGGACATCAAGGGCACCGGTTCATTCACGCAGCTCTTCCTGATCACGGACTACCACGAGAACGGCTCTCTGTACGACTACCTGAAGTTCACCACCCTGGACACAAAGTCGCTGCTGAAGCTGGCGTACTCTGCGGCCTGCGGGCTCTGCCACCTGCACACGGAGATCTACGGCACGCAGGGCAAGCCCGCCATCGCCCACCGAGACCTCAAGAGCAAGAACATCCTCATCAAGAAGAACGGCACCTGCTGCATCGCCGACCTGGGGCTGGCTGTCAAGTTCAACAG TGACACCAACGAGGTGGACGTTCCCCTCAGCACACGCGTGGGCACGAAGCGCTACATGGCTCCGGAGGTTCTGGACGAGACGCTCAACAAGAACCACTTCCAGGCCTACATCATGGCCGACATCTACAGCTACGGCCTCATCATCTGGGAGATGGCCCGGCGCTGTGTCACTGGAG GTATAGTGGAGGAGTACCAGTTGCCGTACTACGACATGGTGCCCACAGACCCGTCGTACGAGGACATGCGGGAGGCGGTGTGTGTGAAGTCCCTCCGGCCCACCGTGTCGAACCGCTGGAACAGCGACGAG TGTCTGAGAGCCATGTTGAAGCTCATGTCGGAATGCTGGGCCCATAGCCCCGCCTCTCGACTCACCGTGCTGCGTGTGAAGAAGACCCTCGCCAAAATGGTGGAATCTCAGGACATCAAAATATGA